The following proteins are co-located in the Microbacterium sp. Clip185 genome:
- a CDS encoding glycosyl hydrolase family 32, with product MTFTLPDHWVWDFWFARDGDTHHMYFLQAPTSLGDPDLRHRNATVGHATSTDLRTWTVHDTVLRPSGGDAPDATATWTGSVVRDAQTWRMFYTGSRFLDPAAHTNVETVLAASASEPGAWTKDASVVVAADPRWYETLGDGTWHEQAWRDPWVFADPAGDGWHMLVTARALGDGHRDAGVIGHARSADLSRWEVRPPLSVPGAGFAHLEVPQLVQIDGRWALIFSCDSAHLAGARTAARGGIWAVALEDPLGPYPVDRAVLVASEKLYSGRITQDAAGRDVMLAFENIGTDGAFVGALSDPLPVRWENDRLIVEEIAA from the coding sequence GTGACGTTCACGCTGCCTGACCACTGGGTCTGGGACTTCTGGTTCGCCCGCGACGGCGACACCCACCACATGTACTTCCTGCAGGCGCCGACCTCGCTCGGAGACCCCGATCTGCGCCATCGCAATGCGACGGTCGGTCACGCCACCTCGACCGATCTGCGCACCTGGACCGTCCACGACACGGTGCTGCGACCGTCCGGCGGGGACGCGCCGGATGCGACGGCCACCTGGACGGGCAGCGTCGTCCGCGACGCGCAGACGTGGCGGATGTTCTACACGGGCTCGCGGTTCCTCGACCCCGCGGCGCACACGAACGTGGAGACCGTGCTGGCCGCCTCCGCATCGGAGCCGGGCGCGTGGACGAAGGATGCCTCCGTCGTCGTCGCCGCGGACCCGCGGTGGTACGAGACGCTCGGCGACGGCACCTGGCACGAACAGGCGTGGCGCGACCCGTGGGTCTTCGCCGACCCCGCCGGGGACGGGTGGCACATGCTCGTCACCGCGCGCGCCCTGGGCGACGGTCACCGCGACGCCGGCGTGATCGGTCATGCCCGTTCCGCCGACCTGTCGCGCTGGGAGGTGCGTCCGCCGCTCAGCGTTCCCGGTGCGGGCTTCGCGCACCTCGAGGTCCCGCAGTTGGTGCAGATCGACGGCCGATGGGCGCTCATCTTCTCCTGCGATTCCGCGCATCTGGCAGGCGCGCGCACCGCCGCGCGCGGCGGGATCTGGGCGGTGGCCCTCGAGGATCCGCTCGGGCCCTACCCGGTGGACCGGGCCGTGCTCGTCGCGAGCGAGAAGCTCTACAGCGGTCGCATCACGCAGGATGCGGCGGGGCGCGACGTGATGCTCGCGTTCGAGAACATCGGCACGGACGGCGCCTTCGTGGGCGCTCTGTCGGATCCGCTGCCGGTGCGCTGGGAGAACGACCGGCTCATCGTGGAGGAGATCGCAGCATGA
- a CDS encoding carbohydrate ABC transporter permease: protein MIASRTERVLGYLLLSVAVIVTVLPLVSMFSAALQPADRNPTGLTWPTDPQWGNFATAFETGHVWQLMGSSMLIVLGVVPASLIAATLAGFALGSLQVRFGRAVLVFFILGLTIPFEALIIPLYYQAQSLGTVNTPWAVIFPLIGLYMPFGVFWMRAHFINVPRELSEAARVDGASLWREFRSIQLPLAMPALSALAILLFIWTWNQFLLPVVLIADPLQRTVAGALTFFQGQYSLSIPLLNAGALIIITPAVVLFLIFQRQFIRALVQGAVKG, encoded by the coding sequence GTGATCGCCAGCCGCACCGAGCGAGTGCTCGGCTACCTCCTTCTCAGCGTGGCGGTGATCGTCACCGTGCTGCCGCTGGTCAGCATGTTCTCGGCCGCCCTGCAGCCCGCCGATCGCAACCCGACCGGCCTCACCTGGCCGACCGACCCGCAGTGGGGCAACTTCGCCACGGCGTTCGAGACCGGCCACGTCTGGCAGCTGATGGGCTCCAGCATGCTCATCGTGCTCGGAGTCGTGCCGGCGAGCCTCATCGCCGCCACCCTCGCCGGGTTCGCGCTCGGATCGCTCCAGGTGCGTTTCGGTCGCGCAGTGCTGGTGTTCTTCATCCTGGGCCTGACGATCCCGTTCGAGGCCCTCATCATCCCGCTCTATTACCAGGCGCAGTCGCTCGGCACCGTGAACACCCCGTGGGCGGTGATCTTCCCGCTCATCGGGCTGTACATGCCGTTCGGCGTGTTCTGGATGCGGGCCCACTTCATCAACGTGCCCAGGGAGCTCTCCGAGGCGGCCCGGGTGGACGGAGCGTCGCTCTGGCGCGAGTTCCGCAGCATCCAGCTCCCGCTCGCGATGCCCGCGCTCTCCGCTCTGGCGATCCTGTTGTTCATCTGGACGTGGAACCAGTTCCTGCTGCCGGTCGTGCTCATCGCCGACCCGCTGCAGCGGACGGTCGCCGGTGCGCTGACCTTCTTCCAGGGGCAGTACTCGCTCAGCATCCCGCTGCTGAACGCGGGTGCGCTGATCATCATCACGCCCGCGGTCGTGCTCTTCCTCATCTTCCAGCGGCAGTTCATCCGCGCGCTGGTGCAAGGCGCCGTCAAGGGCTGA
- a CDS encoding carbohydrate ABC transporter permease, whose translation MTDRAVAAVAAPRPDGTAAATTAPPRRAAAKAAARRGTLAGWLLLVPALAAYVSFVVWPLIQGVQYSFYDWNGIGVARWVGVDNYFTVFTDPDLLGAIRNAFVLIAFFTIIPVGAGLVLATLIRGLRSKAFAASAQTVLFLPQIIPLAAAGIAWSWMYAQTGAVNQILGWLGLGWITRPWLADYGTALPAVGLIGSWVLTGLCTVLLLTGLGKIDVSLYEAVRLDGAGWWREFFTITLPGLRQEIAVLVTVTVIAALSSFDIIYTSTQGGPGRATLVPGLSIFRIGFTQSDVGLASAFGIVLMVLVLVVVLPIQRLSRASDS comes from the coding sequence ATGACCGACCGTGCGGTCGCCGCTGTGGCGGCACCCCGACCCGACGGCACCGCCGCGGCGACGACCGCACCCCCGCGCCGGGCCGCTGCCAAGGCGGCCGCCCGGCGCGGGACGCTCGCCGGTTGGCTCCTGCTCGTGCCGGCTCTCGCGGCCTACGTGTCGTTCGTCGTCTGGCCCCTCATCCAGGGGGTGCAGTATTCGTTCTACGACTGGAACGGCATCGGCGTCGCCCGCTGGGTGGGGGTGGACAACTACTTCACCGTCTTCACCGATCCCGACCTGCTCGGCGCCATCCGCAACGCCTTCGTGCTGATCGCGTTCTTCACGATCATCCCCGTGGGGGCGGGTCTCGTGCTTGCAACCCTGATCCGCGGGCTTCGCTCGAAAGCGTTCGCTGCGTCGGCGCAGACGGTGCTCTTCCTGCCGCAGATCATCCCGCTCGCGGCGGCCGGTATCGCCTGGTCGTGGATGTACGCGCAGACCGGTGCGGTCAACCAGATCCTGGGATGGCTGGGACTCGGCTGGATCACCCGCCCCTGGCTCGCCGACTACGGCACTGCTCTTCCGGCGGTCGGTCTGATCGGGTCGTGGGTGCTGACGGGGCTGTGCACGGTGCTGCTGCTCACCGGCCTCGGCAAGATCGACGTCTCGCTCTACGAGGCGGTCCGGCTCGACGGCGCCGGGTGGTGGCGCGAGTTCTTCACGATCACCCTCCCCGGGCTGCGCCAGGAGATCGCCGTGCTCGTGACGGTCACCGTCATCGCCGCGCTGTCCAGCTTCGACATCATCTACACCTCGACGCAGGGCGGGCCGGGCCGGGCCACCCTCGTTCCCGGCCTGTCCATCTTCCGCATCGGGTTCACCCAGAGCGACGTCGGCCTCGCATCCGCCTTCGGCATCGTGCTGATGGTGCTGGTGCTCGTCGTCGTCCTGCCCATCCAACGACTCTCGAGAGCGAGCGACTCGTGA
- a CDS encoding ABC transporter substrate-binding protein, which produces MTTTPHRRLRRSGPVALLAITGLAAAALTACAPGAAAPAAQNDVTVSTELTSDPVELTIADETGFPVTDKLTEEFTKQHPNVTFTITRDTFQNLTANAPKLLASATPPDLIRLPTLGDTVRDGLVANLDPYFDAYGWDAWPASQLAPLRMSEDGIRGSGSLYQLGLGYSITGIYMNDKLAAQLGIDAPPQTLAELEDDMAKAKAAGILPIMAGDKDGVVNFVVQAAMNQYVDKDQFLSWMFNEPGARYDEEGNVKGAELVRKWADAGYFPSDINAIDYFTFTSRFGAGEGLFTFNGNWEAANYQKALGSDVSFFLVPPAEAGGDHVAMGAANSFSVAAKSAHLNEIVYFLNWVHTDPTARQIIVDVTGASPGGDPSLEMPKVESGSLIEDALAMSAQIGAENGQVDFMANTTAGIYAGSIIPESQLLVTSQITGKEFVDRVQAFYEKEVGGK; this is translated from the coding sequence ATGACTACGACACCGCACCGCCGCCTGCGTCGCTCAGGGCCGGTCGCCCTGCTGGCGATCACCGGCCTCGCCGCAGCCGCTCTGACGGCCTGCGCGCCGGGAGCCGCCGCACCGGCCGCCCAGAACGACGTCACCGTCTCGACGGAGCTCACCTCCGACCCGGTCGAGCTGACGATCGCCGACGAGACGGGCTTCCCGGTCACCGACAAGCTGACCGAGGAGTTCACCAAGCAGCACCCGAACGTGACCTTCACCATCACTCGTGACACGTTCCAGAACCTGACGGCCAACGCCCCGAAACTGCTCGCGAGCGCGACACCGCCCGACCTCATCCGCCTCCCCACCCTGGGCGACACGGTGCGTGACGGTCTGGTCGCCAATCTCGACCCGTACTTCGACGCCTACGGCTGGGATGCGTGGCCCGCCTCGCAGCTCGCGCCGCTGCGGATGAGCGAGGACGGCATCCGCGGCTCGGGCTCGCTGTATCAGCTCGGGCTCGGCTACAGCATCACCGGCATCTACATGAACGACAAGCTGGCCGCCCAGCTCGGTATCGATGCGCCGCCGCAGACACTCGCCGAGCTCGAGGACGACATGGCCAAGGCCAAGGCCGCCGGCATCCTGCCGATCATGGCCGGCGACAAGGACGGCGTCGTCAACTTCGTCGTGCAGGCGGCGATGAACCAGTACGTGGACAAGGACCAGTTCCTGTCGTGGATGTTCAATGAGCCGGGCGCCCGCTACGACGAGGAGGGCAACGTGAAGGGTGCCGAGCTCGTGCGCAAGTGGGCGGATGCGGGCTACTTCCCGTCCGACATCAACGCGATCGACTACTTCACCTTCACGAGCCGCTTCGGTGCGGGCGAGGGTCTGTTCACCTTCAACGGCAACTGGGAGGCGGCGAATTACCAGAAGGCACTCGGCTCCGACGTGTCGTTCTTCCTCGTCCCGCCGGCCGAGGCCGGAGGAGACCATGTCGCCATGGGCGCGGCGAACTCCTTCTCGGTGGCGGCCAAGTCGGCCCACCTCAACGAGATCGTGTACTTCCTCAACTGGGTTCACACCGACCCGACCGCACGCCAGATCATCGTGGACGTGACCGGTGCCTCGCCCGGCGGCGACCCGTCGCTCGAGATGCCGAAGGTCGAGTCCGGCTCGCTCATCGAGGATGCGCTCGCAATGTCTGCGCAGATCGGTGCCGAGAACGGCCAGGTCGACTTCATGGCCAACACGACCGCCGGCATCTACGCCGGATCGATCATCCCCGAGTCGCAGCTGCTGGTCACGAGCCAGATCACGGGCAAGGAGTTCGTGGACCGCGTGCAGGCGTTCTACGAGAAGGAGGTCGGCGGCAAATGA
- a CDS encoding LacI family DNA-binding transcriptional regulator, translating to MGKRVTLADVARKAGLSPSAASMILNGRPDTRLSADAHERVHAAASELGYRPNVAARALRTDTTHTIGFVSDHVATTRFASGLIKGSLEAAEAAGHVVLVAETGGEPEREVEAVSALLDRQVDGIIFASMRARETFVPPLPSRTRIVMLNATNDVHTCSVLPDEETGGRRAVELLADAGITEGIVLLGYDAEAERDVFRSETVASRIRGMSDALCERGMTLARSESIWLWEPASGHEVISRLLAEGERPKAIICLNDRLAFGASQALTEAGLSIPDDVSLVSFDNDELAAYLRPGLTTIGLPHEEMGRRAVELLLEPDGPPPGIHLVEMPVVVRASIRPTTPG from the coding sequence GTGGGGAAGCGAGTCACCCTTGCGGATGTCGCGCGCAAAGCCGGACTGTCACCGTCCGCCGCATCGATGATCCTCAACGGCCGCCCCGACACCCGCCTGTCGGCCGATGCCCATGAGCGCGTGCACGCCGCCGCATCCGAGCTCGGATACCGGCCGAACGTCGCCGCGAGGGCGCTGCGCACCGACACAACCCACACGATCGGCTTCGTCTCCGATCACGTCGCCACGACCCGCTTCGCGAGCGGCCTCATCAAGGGGTCCCTCGAAGCGGCCGAGGCGGCGGGTCATGTCGTGCTGGTCGCCGAGACCGGCGGTGAACCGGAGCGTGAGGTCGAAGCCGTCTCGGCGCTGCTGGATCGTCAGGTCGACGGGATCATCTTCGCCTCCATGCGGGCGCGGGAGACCTTCGTGCCGCCCTTGCCCTCCCGCACGCGCATCGTGATGCTCAACGCGACGAACGACGTGCACACCTGTAGCGTGCTCCCCGACGAGGAGACCGGCGGGCGGCGGGCGGTCGAGCTGCTCGCCGATGCAGGCATCACCGAGGGCATCGTGCTTCTCGGCTACGACGCCGAGGCGGAGCGCGACGTGTTCCGCTCCGAGACGGTCGCGTCCCGCATCCGCGGCATGTCCGATGCCCTGTGCGAGCGAGGGATGACGCTGGCACGCTCGGAGTCCATCTGGCTGTGGGAGCCCGCGAGCGGCCATGAAGTGATCTCCCGACTGCTGGCCGAGGGCGAGCGACCGAAGGCGATCATCTGCCTCAACGACCGGCTCGCCTTCGGCGCCTCACAGGCGCTGACCGAGGCGGGCTTGAGCATCCCGGACGACGTGTCGCTCGTCTCCTTCGACAACGACGAGCTCGCGGCCTACCTGCGACCTGGCCTCACCACCATCGGATTGCCGCACGAGGAGATGGGCCGTCGCGCGGTCGAACTCCTGCTCGAGCCGGACGGCCCGCCGCCCGGCATCCACCTCGTGGAGATGCCGGTCGTCGTCCGCGCCTCCATCCGCCCGACGACCCCTGGCTAG
- a CDS encoding VOC family protein: MAAPVPYLQFAGIAADALKTYRDVFGGDLELHTFAEFGRRDGAPSWIAHGELRGPVDLFGSDAADGAASVQVHGVLFALLGAGDAVTSRRWFDALAATGTVIEAMGERPWGDVDGQVRDAFGVTWLIGYSPAGA; the protein is encoded by the coding sequence ATGGCCGCCCCCGTCCCGTACCTGCAGTTCGCCGGCATCGCCGCGGACGCGCTGAAGACCTACCGCGACGTGTTCGGCGGTGACCTCGAGCTGCACACCTTCGCGGAGTTCGGCCGCCGGGACGGCGCACCGTCGTGGATCGCGCACGGCGAGCTGCGCGGCCCCGTCGACCTGTTCGGTTCGGATGCGGCCGACGGCGCCGCATCCGTCCAGGTGCACGGCGTGCTCTTCGCGCTGCTGGGCGCCGGCGACGCGGTGACGTCCCGGCGATGGTTCGACGCGCTCGCCGCGACGGGAACCGTCATAGAGGCGATGGGGGAGCGGCCGTGGGGTGACGTCGACGGGCAGGTGCGCGATGCGTTCGGGGTGACGTGGCTGATCGGCTACTCGCCTGCCGGCGCCTAG
- a CDS encoding amidohydrolase family protein, translating into MSTFIRDAHVITMDPISGSTPLVRSIRIADGVIVAIGEHLEPEPGDEIIEGRDRLVAPGFVNAHTHSWEMLYKGRYDNLPLEMWMAMSYPILGDSRVAPDLVRLRTTLFGIESLKAGVTTLVDDVLETPGQDHEQLAAVFDAYEQLGVRANVSGHVINRPFLDTVPFAEDYLPAGVVSEIRSARVPTTDEYLTFAREAFAAHHGRANGRLRFMVAPSAPQRCEPALLTGATEMALEFAAECHIHVLETKTQLVTGDESYGGSLVSYMASIGALSPNTTLAHGIWLTDADMQTVAAAGTSISHNPISNLKLGSGIAAWRKLQNAGVNLGLGTDGCSSSDSPRMLDVIKTAALLHKVTEPGIDQWPTVAEVLAAATIGGARSAVLDDVAGSLEVGKQADLVIYDLETMAFTPRQKLDLQLVYSENGSSIDIVMVQGRVVVAGGEVITVDERAARAELTERLEEIIERQDRLDERNQAVMPGLARMYERATSTPGAVNRFSGDERAWLV; encoded by the coding sequence ATGAGCACCTTCATCCGCGACGCCCACGTCATCACCATGGACCCGATCTCGGGCAGCACTCCGCTCGTGCGCAGCATCCGCATCGCCGACGGTGTCATCGTCGCGATCGGCGAGCACCTGGAGCCCGAGCCCGGCGACGAGATCATCGAGGGGCGCGACCGCCTCGTCGCACCGGGCTTCGTGAACGCGCACACGCACTCGTGGGAGATGCTCTACAAGGGTCGCTACGACAACCTGCCGCTGGAGATGTGGATGGCGATGTCGTATCCGATCCTCGGTGACAGCCGCGTCGCGCCGGATCTCGTGCGTCTTCGCACGACCCTCTTCGGGATCGAGTCGCTCAAGGCAGGTGTGACGACCCTCGTCGACGACGTGCTCGAGACTCCGGGGCAGGATCACGAGCAGCTCGCGGCGGTCTTCGACGCCTACGAGCAGCTGGGCGTGCGGGCGAACGTCTCGGGACACGTCATCAACCGCCCCTTCCTCGATACGGTGCCCTTCGCCGAGGACTACCTGCCCGCAGGCGTGGTGAGCGAGATCCGTTCCGCGCGCGTGCCGACCACCGACGAGTACCTGACGTTCGCCCGCGAGGCCTTCGCCGCGCACCACGGTCGCGCGAACGGCCGGCTGCGGTTCATGGTCGCGCCCTCCGCGCCGCAGCGGTGCGAACCCGCCCTGCTGACCGGGGCGACAGAGATGGCGCTGGAGTTCGCCGCCGAGTGCCACATCCACGTGCTCGAGACGAAGACGCAGCTGGTCACCGGGGACGAGTCGTACGGCGGGAGCCTGGTCTCCTACATGGCGTCCATCGGAGCTCTTTCGCCGAACACGACGCTCGCGCACGGAATCTGGCTCACGGATGCCGACATGCAGACGGTCGCTGCGGCAGGCACCTCCATCTCCCATAACCCGATCTCCAACCTGAAGCTCGGCTCGGGGATCGCCGCGTGGCGCAAGCTCCAGAACGCGGGCGTCAACCTGGGCCTCGGCACGGACGGTTGCTCGAGCAGCGATTCGCCGCGGATGCTCGATGTCATAAAGACCGCGGCTCTGCTGCACAAGGTGACCGAGCCGGGCATCGACCAGTGGCCCACGGTCGCCGAGGTGCTGGCCGCTGCCACGATCGGGGGAGCCCGCAGCGCTGTGCTCGATGACGTCGCCGGGTCGCTCGAAGTCGGCAAGCAGGCCGACCTGGTGATCTACGACCTCGAGACCATGGCGTTCACGCCCCGTCAGAAGCTCGACCTGCAGCTCGTCTACTCCGAGAACGGCTCCTCGATCGACATCGTCATGGTGCAGGGACGCGTGGTCGTCGCCGGCGGCGAGGTGATCACGGTCGACGAGCGCGCCGCGCGCGCCGAACTCACCGAGCGCCTCGAGGAGATCATCGAACGTCAGGACCGCCTCGACGAACGCAACCAGGCGGTGATGCCCGGGCTCGCACGGATGTACGAGCGGGCGACGTCCACGCCGGGCGCTGTCAACCGCTTCAGCGGCGACGAGCGCGCCTGGCTCGTCTGA
- a CDS encoding purine-cytosine permease family protein yields MSSASPHDVEETLQPIPESARTTRVSGQFWIWMGANIAPINWVLGALGISMGLSLLDTMLVLVIGNLIGMGLFGIFVLFGQKTGVTGMLLGRAVFGRRGNYLPSVIQAVVVIGWCAVNTWIVLDLVTALLGELGWLDPTQANIGWKIGIAALIMAIQVGVALAGYKAIAAFERWTVPPTVLVLVIMSVVAWFFLDIDWGYAGPAGAELSGGDRIVAMSAVMTAIGIGWGITWLTYAADYSRFISTSVPRRKLYLASALGQFIPVIWLGLLGASLATKNGTVDPGQLIVENFGALAIPVLLLVLHGPIATNVLNIYSFSVAAQALDLKVGRKALNILVGVLSLAAAVFFIFQEDAAQTLDAWLVGVVGWVATWGAIMLVHYGIFERRSRRFDHLFDAVGSKRLPDVNPRALIAFFVGIAFTWLFLNGMVPALQGLGSRALGGLDISWLTGGVAAGLTYWLLARNSHKPWVEAQQFTQAPESRETVSTR; encoded by the coding sequence ATGTCTTCTGCCAGCCCGCACGACGTCGAAGAGACGCTCCAGCCCATTCCCGAGTCGGCCCGCACGACGCGCGTGTCCGGCCAGTTCTGGATCTGGATGGGGGCGAACATCGCACCCATCAACTGGGTGCTGGGAGCGCTCGGCATCAGCATGGGTCTCAGCCTGCTCGACACGATGCTCGTGCTCGTGATCGGCAACCTGATCGGCATGGGCCTGTTCGGCATCTTCGTGCTGTTCGGCCAGAAGACCGGCGTCACCGGCATGCTCCTCGGCCGCGCGGTGTTCGGTCGCCGCGGCAACTACCTGCCCTCGGTGATCCAGGCGGTCGTGGTGATCGGATGGTGCGCCGTCAACACCTGGATCGTGCTCGACCTCGTGACGGCCCTGCTCGGCGAGCTGGGCTGGCTGGATCCGACGCAGGCGAACATCGGTTGGAAGATCGGCATCGCCGCCCTCATCATGGCGATCCAGGTGGGCGTTGCGCTCGCGGGATACAAGGCGATCGCCGCGTTCGAGCGGTGGACGGTGCCGCCGACGGTGCTCGTTCTGGTGATCATGTCTGTCGTCGCGTGGTTCTTCCTCGACATCGACTGGGGCTACGCGGGCCCCGCCGGCGCGGAGCTCTCCGGCGGCGACCGCATCGTCGCGATGTCGGCCGTGATGACCGCCATCGGCATCGGCTGGGGCATCACCTGGTTGACCTACGCGGCGGACTACTCGCGCTTCATCAGCACGAGCGTCCCGCGCCGCAAGCTGTACCTCGCGAGTGCCCTGGGGCAGTTCATCCCCGTCATCTGGCTCGGTCTGCTCGGAGCATCCCTCGCCACGAAGAACGGCACGGTCGATCCCGGCCAGCTCATCGTCGAGAACTTCGGAGCCCTCGCCATCCCGGTCCTGCTCCTGGTGCTGCACGGGCCCATCGCCACCAACGTGCTCAACATCTACAGCTTCAGCGTCGCCGCCCAGGCGCTCGATCTGAAGGTCGGTCGCAAAGCCCTGAACATCCTCGTCGGCGTGCTCTCGCTCGCCGCCGCCGTCTTCTTCATCTTCCAGGAGGATGCGGCCCAGACCCTCGACGCGTGGCTGGTCGGGGTGGTCGGCTGGGTCGCCACGTGGGGCGCGATCATGCTCGTTCACTACGGAATCTTCGAGCGCCGCTCCCGCCGGTTCGACCACCTGTTCGACGCCGTCGGCTCCAAGCGTCTGCCCGACGTAAACCCGCGTGCGTTGATCGCCTTCTTCGTCGGGATCGCCTTCACCTGGCTGTTCCTGAACGGGATGGTGCCGGCGCTGCAGGGCCTCGGCTCGCGGGCCCTCGGCGGCCTGGACATCTCCTGGCTCACCGGCGGTGTCGCCGCAGGTCTCACCTACTGGCTGCTGGCACGCAACAGCCACAAGCCGTGGGTCGAGGCGCAGCAGTTCACCCAGGCTCCCGAATCCCGCGAGACCGTATCCACCCGCTGA
- a CDS encoding PucR family transcriptional regulator, giving the protein MPLLLDQILADAVVQKTEPELICGTASEVDVRWVHASEQLDIAPLLRGGELILMEGVNLVTADAAELRAYVDTLVARDIAALAVETTPRLPRIPDALLEQAEASGLPVIHLRRRVPFAQICESINSQLADVSLRRLRIADRISLALSEAIENLASIDQLLALIRDQANSSAQLTSLSGQTLGVALVDAETPSLGIEYTAPVSFGGTVVATLTLRPAADADIHLISGALSRAPEILAIALLRTHPLSPHDRRRSRFISLLASSGPRTSAAEHARELTTLAVRLGFEPADRFIPFVVELGDPSTVTAVQDAIAAISPRSTGQFADGQYVGIVGFAPSWDAQNVRDAVTDALRRLASRGGVRAAVGPTSASVDRAVRAVRSARESVPYASDADPVVDAASIAVTRLWPLLSQIDPVAEFIDEQIGALLDRDAVSHGELFDTLRALAENLGSKTDAAASLGIHRQTFYQRFERITAVIGPLEPGSARVGALLTAVFLEQARRQAAAAADAKREGAGPTDA; this is encoded by the coding sequence ATGCCCCTCCTGCTCGATCAGATCCTCGCGGACGCCGTCGTCCAGAAGACCGAACCCGAACTCATCTGCGGCACCGCATCCGAGGTCGATGTGCGCTGGGTGCACGCGAGCGAGCAGCTCGACATCGCGCCGCTCCTGCGCGGCGGGGAGCTCATCCTCATGGAGGGGGTCAACCTCGTCACGGCGGATGCGGCCGAGCTGCGCGCCTACGTCGACACCCTCGTCGCCCGTGACATCGCCGCACTCGCCGTCGAGACGACGCCCCGGCTCCCCCGCATCCCCGACGCGCTCCTGGAACAGGCTGAGGCGAGCGGCCTGCCGGTGATCCACCTGCGGCGCCGGGTGCCGTTCGCGCAGATCTGCGAGAGCATCAACAGCCAGCTCGCCGATGTGAGCCTGCGGCGCCTGCGCATCGCCGATCGGATCTCCCTCGCGCTCTCCGAGGCGATCGAGAACCTGGCGAGCATCGATCAGTTACTCGCCCTCATACGCGATCAGGCGAATTCGTCGGCGCAGCTCACGTCGCTGTCCGGCCAGACGCTGGGCGTCGCGCTCGTCGATGCCGAGACGCCGTCGCTCGGCATCGAGTACACCGCACCGGTGTCCTTCGGCGGCACGGTCGTCGCGACGCTCACGCTGCGGCCGGCGGCGGACGCCGATATCCACCTCATCTCGGGTGCGCTGTCACGGGCGCCCGAGATCCTCGCCATCGCGCTGCTGCGCACGCATCCGCTCTCGCCTCACGACCGGCGCCGCAGCCGCTTCATCTCGCTGCTCGCGTCGAGCGGTCCACGCACCTCCGCCGCCGAACACGCGCGCGAGCTCACCACGCTGGCCGTACGGCTGGGGTTCGAGCCCGCCGACCGGTTCATCCCGTTCGTCGTCGAACTCGGCGACCCCTCGACCGTCACGGCGGTGCAGGACGCGATCGCGGCGATCTCGCCACGATCGACCGGGCAGTTCGCCGACGGCCAGTACGTCGGAATCGTGGGGTTCGCCCCGTCATGGGACGCACAGAACGTACGCGACGCGGTGACGGACGCCCTGCGGCGCCTCGCCTCGCGCGGGGGCGTGCGCGCCGCGGTCGGGCCCACCAGCGCGAGCGTGGACCGAGCCGTGCGAGCCGTGCGCTCCGCTCGGGAGAGCGTGCCGTACGCCTCGGACGCGGACCCGGTGGTGGATGCGGCGAGCATCGCCGTGACGCGGCTCTGGCCGCTGCTGTCGCAGATCGATCCGGTCGCTGAGTTCATCGACGAGCAGATCGGCGCGCTCCTCGATCGGGACGCCGTCTCGCACGGCGAGCTGTTCGACACGCTGCGCGCACTGGCCGAGAATCTCGGCAGCAAGACGGATGCGGCCGCATCCCTCGGCATCCACCGGCAGACCTTCTACCAACGATTCGAGCGCATCACTGCCGTCATCGGACCGCTCGAGCCCGGGTCGGCCCGGGTCGGTGCGCTGCTCACCGCCGTTTTCCTCGAGCAGGCACGGCGACAAGCCGCCGCTGCGGCCGACGCGAAGCGGGAGGGAGCGGGGCCCACGGACGCGTGA